One Pseudonocardia sediminis DNA window includes the following coding sequences:
- the pheT gene encoding phenylalanine--tRNA ligase subunit beta, whose protein sequence is MRVTVSWLSEHLDAAALPASVDEVGDAFVRVGLEVEEIHPAPEITGPLTVGRVDEIEELTEFKKPIRYCQVGFEDGRSRGIVCGARNFSVGDLVVVSEPGAVLPGGFAITSRETYGHVSDGMIASAKELGLGADHAGILVLPPGTAEPGDDAMPLLGLDEAVVELAVTPDRGYCFAVRGLARELAVSTDADFTDPVTRVRVPQTDGDAWPVRIDDTGRCPRFVVRRVDGVDPAAPSPWWMQRRLLAAGMRPISLIVDVTNYVMLDLGQPLHAYDASRVTGTIAVRRASAGETLRTLDDATRTLDVDDLLITDDSGPIGLAGVMGGASTEIPALADLGADARVDVLLEAAHFDPAGIARSARRHKLPSEASRRFERVVDPALPPVAAERAAQLLVELGGGTLADGRTDEGGVPAVDAVRMPLSLPDRTAGVAYPRGATARRLGQVGCRIELDTGADGQGQVVATPPTWRPDLRQPADLVEEVLRLEGYDTIPSTLPAAPPGHGLTGSQLRRRAVSRALAEAGHVEVLPFPFVAETVWDAFGLPADDVRRRTVAVSNPLDAERARLTTTLLPGLLDMLVRNRSRGTEDLALYTLGQVVLPHADPAPMPDPPVSRRPTDAEYAAIRAALPAQPTHVAVVLAGDRDPRGWWGRGRAAAWSDAIESARLVGAASGVELRVTKADHLPWHPGRCAALRVGDWIVGYAGELHPKVVEALGLPARTAAMELDLDAIPLTENLPVPTVSGFPPVAVDVALVTADDVPAAEVADALTDGGGDLLEAVRLFDVYTGEQVGEGKHSLAFKLRMRAPDRTLTNEEANAARDAAVAEATRRHGVTLR, encoded by the coding sequence GTGCGTGTGACCGTGTCCTGGCTCTCCGAGCACCTCGACGCCGCGGCCCTGCCCGCGTCCGTCGACGAGGTCGGCGACGCGTTCGTCCGGGTCGGTCTCGAGGTCGAGGAGATCCACCCGGCCCCCGAGATCACCGGCCCGCTCACCGTCGGGCGCGTCGACGAGATCGAGGAGCTGACGGAGTTCAAGAAGCCGATCCGGTACTGCCAGGTCGGCTTCGAGGACGGCCGCAGCCGCGGGATCGTCTGCGGCGCACGGAACTTCTCCGTCGGCGACCTCGTGGTCGTCTCCGAACCGGGTGCCGTGCTGCCCGGCGGGTTCGCGATCACCTCCCGCGAGACCTACGGCCACGTCTCCGACGGCATGATCGCCTCGGCCAAGGAGCTCGGCCTCGGCGCCGACCACGCCGGCATCCTCGTGCTGCCCCCGGGCACCGCCGAGCCCGGCGACGACGCGATGCCCCTGCTCGGTCTCGACGAGGCCGTCGTCGAGCTGGCCGTCACCCCGGACCGCGGCTACTGCTTCGCCGTCCGCGGCCTGGCCCGCGAGCTGGCCGTGTCCACCGACGCCGACTTCACCGACCCGGTCACCCGGGTCCGGGTACCGCAGACCGACGGCGACGCCTGGCCGGTCCGGATCGATGACACCGGCCGGTGCCCGCGGTTCGTCGTCCGCCGCGTCGACGGCGTCGACCCGGCCGCTCCGTCGCCGTGGTGGATGCAGCGACGCCTGCTCGCGGCCGGTATGCGCCCGATCTCGCTGATCGTCGACGTCACCAACTACGTGATGCTCGACCTCGGCCAGCCGCTGCACGCCTACGACGCCTCCCGCGTCACCGGCACGATCGCCGTCCGCCGGGCGAGCGCGGGGGAGACCCTGCGGACGCTCGACGACGCGACCCGCACGCTCGACGTCGACGACCTGCTGATCACCGACGACTCGGGCCCGATCGGCCTGGCCGGCGTCATGGGCGGGGCGAGCACGGAGATTCCCGCGCTCGCCGACCTGGGTGCCGACGCCCGTGTGGACGTTCTGCTGGAGGCCGCGCACTTCGACCCGGCCGGCATCGCCCGCTCCGCGCGGCGGCACAAGCTGCCCAGCGAGGCGTCGCGGCGCTTCGAGCGGGTCGTCGACCCGGCTCTGCCGCCGGTCGCGGCCGAGCGCGCGGCGCAGCTGCTCGTCGAGCTCGGCGGCGGCACGCTCGCCGACGGACGCACCGACGAGGGCGGCGTCCCCGCCGTCGACGCGGTGCGGATGCCGCTGTCGCTGCCCGACCGCACGGCCGGCGTGGCCTACCCGCGCGGGGCGACCGCGCGCCGGCTGGGCCAGGTCGGTTGCCGGATCGAGCTCGACACCGGCGCCGACGGGCAGGGACAGGTCGTCGCGACCCCGCCCACCTGGCGCCCTGACCTGCGCCAGCCCGCCGACCTGGTCGAGGAGGTGCTGCGCCTCGAGGGCTACGACACGATCCCCTCGACGCTGCCCGCCGCTCCGCCCGGACACGGGCTCACCGGCTCTCAGCTGCGCCGTCGCGCGGTCTCCCGTGCGCTGGCCGAGGCCGGGCACGTCGAGGTACTGCCGTTCCCGTTCGTCGCCGAGACCGTCTGGGACGCGTTCGGCCTGCCCGCCGACGACGTCCGGCGCCGCACTGTCGCCGTCAGCAACCCGCTCGACGCCGAGCGCGCCCGGCTCACCACGACGCTGCTGCCCGGCCTGCTGGACATGCTGGTGCGCAACCGGTCCCGCGGCACCGAGGACCTGGCGCTGTACACGCTCGGTCAGGTCGTGCTGCCGCACGCCGACCCGGCGCCGATGCCGGACCCGCCGGTGTCACGCCGCCCCACCGACGCCGAGTACGCCGCGATCCGTGCCGCGCTCCCGGCCCAGCCCACGCACGTCGCCGTCGTGCTGGCCGGGGACCGCGACCCGCGTGGGTGGTGGGGCCGTGGCCGCGCCGCCGCCTGGTCGGACGCGATCGAGTCGGCCCGCCTGGTCGGCGCCGCGTCCGGTGTCGAGCTGCGGGTGACCAAGGCCGACCACCTGCCCTGGCACCCGGGACGCTGCGCGGCGCTGCGGGTGGGGGACTGGATCGTCGGCTACGCGGGCGAGCTGCACCCCAAGGTCGTCGAGGCCCTCGGGCTCCCGGCCCGGACCGCGGCGATGGAACTCGACCTCGACGCGATCCCGCTGACCGAGAACCTGCCGGTCCCGACCGTTTCCGGGTTCCCACCGGTCGCGGTCGACGTGGCGCTCGTGACCGCCGACGACGTCCCGGCCGCCGAGGTGGCCGACGCGCTGACCGACGGCGGGGGAGACCTGCTCGAGGCCGTGCGGCTCTTCGACGTCTATACCGGCGAACAGGTCGGCGAGGGCAAGCACTCGCTGGCGTTCAAGCTTCGCATGCGTGCCCCGGACCGGACGCTGACGAACGAGGAGGCGAACGCCGCGCGCGACGCCGCCGTCGCCGAGGCCACCCGCCGCCACGGGGTCACGCTGCGCTGA
- the argC gene encoding N-acetyl-gamma-glutamyl-phosphate reductase: MHVVRIAVAGASGYAGGELLRLLLTHPDVEIGTLTAGGNAGTALGEHQPHLLPLADRVLAESTAENLAGHDVVFLALPHGRSAELAAQLGEDTLVIDCGADHRLSDAAAWDRWYGGEHAGHWPYGLPELPGARDALRGASRVAVPGCYPTAISLALFPALVAGLVEPDVVITAVTGTSGAGKALKPHLLGAEVMGSLSAYGVGGAHRHTPEIVQNLSGAYGRTVSVSFTPVLAPLPRGILASCSAPLTASGADAAAAREAYEKAYADEPFVRLLPEGSWPATSSTLGSNVAALQVTVDPDARRLIVVAAIDNLTKGTAGGAIQCMNLALGLPETSGLPTTGVAP; this comes from the coding sequence ATCCACGTGGTACGCATCGCAGTGGCGGGAGCCAGCGGGTACGCCGGAGGTGAGCTGCTCCGGCTGCTCCTCACGCACCCGGACGTCGAGATCGGCACGCTGACGGCCGGCGGGAACGCGGGGACGGCACTGGGCGAGCACCAGCCGCACCTGCTGCCGCTGGCCGACCGCGTGCTCGCCGAGAGCACCGCCGAGAACCTGGCCGGGCACGACGTCGTCTTCCTCGCACTGCCGCACGGCCGCTCGGCCGAGCTGGCGGCGCAGCTGGGCGAGGACACCCTGGTGATCGACTGCGGTGCCGACCACCGCCTGTCCGACGCCGCAGCCTGGGACCGCTGGTACGGCGGCGAGCACGCCGGTCACTGGCCCTACGGCCTGCCCGAGCTGCCCGGTGCCCGTGACGCGCTGCGTGGCGCGAGCCGGGTCGCCGTCCCCGGCTGCTACCCGACGGCGATCAGCCTCGCGCTGTTCCCGGCGCTGGTCGCCGGGCTCGTCGAGCCGGACGTGGTGATCACGGCCGTGACCGGGACGTCCGGCGCCGGCAAGGCGCTCAAGCCGCACCTGCTCGGTGCCGAGGTGATGGGCTCGCTGTCGGCCTACGGCGTCGGCGGCGCGCACCGGCACACCCCGGAGATCGTGCAGAACCTCTCCGGCGCCTACGGGCGGACGGTGTCGGTGAGCTTCACCCCGGTCCTCGCGCCGCTGCCGCGCGGCATCCTCGCGTCCTGCTCGGCTCCGCTGACGGCCTCCGGTGCCGACGCGGCCGCCGCGCGGGAGGCCTACGAGAAGGCCTACGCCGACGAGCCGTTCGTGCGGCTGCTGCCGGAGGGCAGCTGGCCGGCGACGTCGTCGACGCTGGGCTCCAACGTCGCGGCGCTGCAGGTCACGGTCGACCCGGACGCGCGCCGGCTGATCGTCGTCGCCGCGATCGACAACCTCACCAAGGGCACCGCGGGCGGCGCGATCCAGTGCATGAACCTGGCCCTGGGCCTGCCCGAGACCTCCGGCCTGCCGACGACGGGAGTGGCGCCATGA
- the argJ gene encoding bifunctional glutamate N-acetyltransferase/amino-acid acetyltransferase ArgJ, whose amino-acid sequence MSENTDGAPTGVTSPKGFRAAGIAAGIKASGRADLALVVNDGPRFDAAGVVTRNKVKAAPVLWTQQVLTTGALRAVVLNSGGANACTGPEGFQTAHATAERVGEVLGCGAVEVAVCSTGLIGAQLPRDTVLAGVDKVAAELTDAAEGGSGVAAAIMTTDTVPKQAGATDPAGWSIGGTTKGAGMIAPSMATMLSVITTDAALDQPQLDAALHEAVRLSFDRLDVDGSMSTNDTVLLLASGASGVEADPAAFTAALTVVCKDLAAQMQADAEGVTKRITVRVTGAATEDDAVIVARTVARDALVKTAMFGSDPNWGRVAAAAGYADAAVEPETLDVTINGVLLCRGAVVAGDRNDCDLSGKDVLVEVALGLGDGTAEIRTTDLSHAYVEENSAYSS is encoded by the coding sequence ATGAGCGAGAACACCGACGGGGCCCCCACCGGTGTCACGTCGCCGAAGGGCTTCCGCGCGGCGGGCATCGCCGCCGGGATCAAGGCCTCCGGCCGCGCCGACCTGGCCCTCGTCGTCAACGACGGGCCACGGTTCGACGCCGCGGGTGTCGTCACCCGCAACAAGGTCAAGGCCGCCCCGGTGCTCTGGACCCAGCAGGTCCTCACCACCGGCGCGCTGCGCGCGGTCGTCCTGAACTCCGGCGGCGCCAACGCCTGCACCGGCCCGGAGGGTTTCCAGACCGCGCACGCCACGGCCGAGCGGGTCGGCGAGGTGCTCGGCTGCGGCGCGGTCGAGGTCGCGGTCTGCTCCACCGGCCTGATCGGCGCCCAGCTGCCGCGCGACACCGTGCTGGCCGGGGTGGACAAGGTCGCCGCCGAGCTGACCGACGCGGCCGAGGGCGGCTCCGGCGTCGCCGCGGCGATCATGACCACCGACACCGTGCCGAAGCAGGCCGGCGCCACCGACCCGGCGGGCTGGAGCATCGGTGGCACCACCAAGGGCGCCGGGATGATCGCCCCGTCGATGGCCACCATGCTGTCGGTGATCACCACCGACGCCGCGCTGGACCAGCCGCAGCTCGACGCGGCACTGCACGAGGCCGTCCGGCTCAGCTTCGACCGCCTCGACGTCGACGGGTCCATGTCGACCAACGACACGGTGCTGCTCCTGGCCTCCGGTGCGTCCGGCGTCGAGGCCGACCCGGCGGCGTTCACCGCGGCGCTGACGGTGGTGTGCAAGGACCTCGCCGCGCAGATGCAGGCCGACGCCGAGGGCGTCACCAAGCGCATCACCGTCCGCGTCACCGGCGCCGCCACCGAGGACGACGCCGTGATCGTCGCCCGCACCGTCGCCCGGGACGCGCTGGTCAAGACCGCGATGTTCGGATCGGACCCGAACTGGGGCCGGGTCGCGGCCGCCGCCGGGTACGCCGACGCGGCGGTCGAGCCGGAGACCCTCGACGTGACGATCAACGGCGTGCTGCTCTGCCGCGGCGCCGTCGTGGCGGGGGACCGCAACGACTGCGACCTGTCCGGCAAAGACGTCCTCGTCGAGGTCGCACTCGGGCTGGGAGACGGGACCGCGGAGATCCGCACCACCGACCTGTCGCACGCCTACGTGGAGGAGAACAGTGCCTACTCCTCCTGA
- the argB gene encoding acetylglutamate kinase produces MPTPPDPTPGTPAPETPTRIKRAQEKAGVLAEAMPWLQRFHGRVVVVKYGGNAMIDEELKQAFARDMVFLRLAGIHPVVVHGGGPQITAMLARLGLSGEFRGGLRVTTPETMDVVRMVMVGQVGRELVGLINQHGPLAVGMSGEDANLFTAEKRTALVGGEPVDIGLVGDVTTVNPDAVLDIVAAGRIPVVAGVAPDVDGQVHNINADSAAAALASALGAAKLVVLTDVQGLYRNYPDPESIIASLTADELEPMLPRLESGMAPKMEACLRAVRGGVAQAHVIDGRVPHSVLLEVFTTEGVGTMVVPS; encoded by the coding sequence GTGCCTACTCCTCCTGACCCCACGCCCGGGACGCCCGCTCCCGAGACTCCGACCCGGATCAAGCGGGCGCAGGAGAAGGCGGGCGTCCTGGCCGAGGCGATGCCCTGGCTGCAACGCTTCCACGGCCGCGTCGTCGTCGTGAAGTACGGCGGCAACGCGATGATCGACGAGGAGCTCAAGCAGGCCTTCGCCCGGGACATGGTGTTCCTGCGCCTGGCGGGGATCCACCCGGTCGTCGTGCACGGCGGCGGCCCGCAGATCACCGCGATGCTCGCGCGCCTGGGCCTGTCCGGGGAGTTCCGCGGCGGGCTGCGGGTCACCACGCCGGAGACGATGGACGTGGTCCGGATGGTCATGGTCGGGCAGGTCGGGCGCGAGCTCGTCGGCCTGATCAACCAGCACGGTCCGCTGGCGGTCGGCATGTCCGGCGAGGACGCGAACCTGTTCACCGCGGAGAAGCGCACCGCGCTGGTCGGCGGCGAGCCGGTCGACATCGGCCTGGTCGGCGACGTGACGACGGTGAACCCGGACGCGGTGCTCGACATTGTCGCCGCCGGGCGGATCCCGGTCGTCGCCGGCGTCGCCCCGGACGTCGACGGCCAGGTGCACAACATCAACGCCGACAGCGCCGCCGCGGCACTGGCGAGCGCTCTGGGCGCGGCGAAGCTCGTCGTGCTCACCGACGTCCAGGGCCTCTACCGCAACTACCCCGACCCCGAGTCGATCATCGCGTCGCTGACCGCGGACGAGCTGGAGCCGATGCTGCCCCGGCTGGAGAGCGGGATGGCGCCGAAGATGGAGGCCTGCCTGCGCGCGGTGCGCGGCGGGGTCGCACAAGCCCACGTGATCGACGGGCGGGTGCCGCACTCGGTCCTGCTCGAGGTCTTCACCACCGAAGGAGTCGGAACCATGGTGGTCCCGTCATGA
- a CDS encoding acetylornithine transaminase, translating into MTQPTDTQPTDAPATNAQRWQSALMNNYGTPPLTLVRGSGSEVWDAEGRRYLDLYSGIAVNALGHAHPAIVEAVTHQISTLGHTSNFFITEPPLQLAERLLGLLGRSDARVLFGNSGAEANEAAFKIARRTGRPEIIACEGAFHGRTMGALALTGQPAKRAPFEPMPGGVSHIPFGDVDALDAAVTSDTAAVFLEPILGEAGVIVPPEGYLAEARRITAERGALLVLDEVQTGIGRTGAWFAHQPLGIVPDVITLAKGLGGGLPIGACVGIGDAAALLEPGQHGTTFGGNPVACAAALAVLETIADDGLLAHVDRLGKEIATGIEALGHPLVTDVSGAGLHIGVGLAEPVSAQVAASAREAGYLVNNAVPDRIRLAPALTFSDEEAAEFLGALPGILDRSRPSDDGRA; encoded by the coding sequence ATGACCCAGCCCACGGACACACAGCCGACCGATGCCCCGGCCACGAACGCACAGCGCTGGCAGTCCGCGCTGATGAACAACTACGGCACCCCGCCGCTGACGCTGGTCCGCGGCTCCGGGTCCGAGGTGTGGGACGCCGAGGGCCGCCGCTACCTCGACCTCTACTCCGGCATCGCGGTGAACGCCCTGGGCCACGCCCATCCGGCGATCGTCGAGGCGGTGACCCACCAGATCTCCACGCTGGGCCACACGTCGAACTTCTTCATCACCGAGCCGCCGCTGCAGCTCGCAGAGCGCCTGCTCGGTCTGCTCGGCCGCAGCGACGCGCGCGTGCTGTTCGGCAACTCCGGCGCCGAGGCCAACGAGGCCGCGTTCAAGATCGCGCGGCGCACCGGCCGCCCGGAGATCATCGCCTGCGAGGGCGCGTTCCACGGACGCACGATGGGCGCGCTGGCGCTCACCGGGCAGCCGGCCAAGCGGGCGCCGTTCGAGCCGATGCCGGGCGGGGTCTCGCACATCCCGTTCGGTGACGTCGACGCGCTCGACGCCGCCGTCACCTCCGACACCGCCGCGGTGTTCCTGGAGCCGATCCTCGGCGAGGCCGGCGTCATCGTCCCGCCCGAGGGCTATCTCGCCGAGGCGCGGCGGATCACCGCCGAGCGCGGCGCGCTGCTGGTGCTCGACGAGGTGCAGACCGGGATCGGGCGCACCGGGGCCTGGTTCGCCCACCAGCCGCTGGGCATCGTCCCGGACGTGATCACGCTGGCCAAGGGCCTGGGCGGGGGCCTGCCGATCGGCGCCTGCGTCGGGATCGGCGACGCCGCCGCGCTGCTCGAGCCCGGCCAGCACGGCACCACGTTCGGCGGGAACCCGGTGGCGTGCGCCGCGGCGCTCGCCGTCCTGGAGACGATCGCCGACGACGGCCTGCTCGCGCACGTCGACCGGCTCGGCAAGGAGATCGCCACCGGCATCGAGGCCCTCGGGCACCCGCTGGTCACCGACGTCAGCGGCGCCGGGCTGCACATCGGCGTCGGCCTGGCCGAGCCGGTGTCGGCCCAGGTCGCGGCGTCCGCGCGGGAGGCCGGCTACCTGGTGAACAACGCGGTCCCGGACCGCATCCGCCTGGCCCCGGCCCTGACGTTCTCCGACGAGGAGGCCGCTGAGTTCCTGGGTGCGCTGCCCGGGATCCTGGACCGGTCGCGGCCATCGGACGACGGGCGGGCGTGA
- the argF gene encoding ornithine carbamoyltransferase translates to MVRHFLRDDDLSPQEQLEVLDLAVTMKADRFEHRPLAGPRSVAVVFDKSSTRTRVSFEVGIAELGGTPVILDGTTSQLGRGESIEDTSRVLSRYVDAIVWRTSGQERIEAMASVSRVPVVNALTDMFHPCQVLADLQTIRERFGRLAGLTLTYLGDGANNMAHSLLLGGVTAGLHVRIAAPVGFTPDSDVLRDAKARAEATGGSVTLIADPHAAVAGADVLVADTWVSMGQEDDGMDRTAPFRPYQVNAELLGRAAPGAIVLHCLPAHRGHEITDEVLDGPASVVWDEAENRLHAQKALLTWLLRR, encoded by the coding sequence ATGGTCCGGCACTTCCTGCGCGACGACGACCTGTCGCCGCAGGAGCAGCTCGAGGTGCTGGACCTGGCCGTCACGATGAAGGCCGACCGGTTCGAGCACCGCCCGCTGGCGGGCCCGCGGTCGGTCGCGGTCGTGTTCGACAAGTCCTCGACCCGCACCCGGGTCTCGTTCGAGGTCGGCATCGCCGAGCTCGGCGGGACGCCGGTGATCCTCGACGGCACGACGAGCCAGCTCGGCCGCGGCGAGTCGATCGAGGACACCTCGCGGGTCCTGTCGCGCTACGTGGACGCGATCGTGTGGCGCACGTCCGGTCAGGAGCGGATCGAGGCCATGGCATCGGTGTCGCGGGTCCCGGTCGTCAACGCGCTCACGGACATGTTCCACCCGTGCCAGGTGCTGGCCGACCTGCAGACGATCCGCGAGCGCTTCGGCCGCCTGGCCGGGCTGACGCTGACCTACCTCGGCGACGGTGCCAACAACATGGCGCACTCGTTGCTGCTGGGCGGGGTCACGGCGGGCCTGCACGTGCGGATCGCCGCCCCGGTCGGGTTCACCCCCGACTCCGACGTGCTGCGCGACGCGAAGGCCCGCGCCGAGGCCACCGGCGGCTCGGTCACGCTGATCGCTGACCCGCACGCCGCGGTGGCCGGGGCGGACGTGCTCGTCGCCGACACCTGGGTCTCGATGGGCCAGGAGGACGACGGCATGGACCGGACCGCGCCGTTCCGGCCCTACCAGGTCAACGCCGAGCTGCTCGGGCGTGCCGCTCCCGGGGCGATCGTGCTGCACTGCCTGCCCGCGCACCGCGGCCACGAGATCACCGACGAGGTGCTCGACGGCCCGGCCAGCGTGGTGTGGGACGAGGCGGAGAACCGGTTGCACGCGCAGAAGGCGCTGCTGACGTGGCTGCTCCGGCGATGA
- a CDS encoding arginine repressor — protein sequence MTAAPRNQADPEEPERGGDDRPGRAAARPGAATRVARQAAIVDLIWQRAVHSQGELLVLLEHHGIETTQATLSRDLDELGAVKLRGADGGTPVYRIPEDGNPGFGVAHPPQGGTTRLSRLLGELLVSADASGNLAVLRTPPGAAHYLASALDRAALHDVVGTIAGDDTLMVVAREPLTGDQLVALLREL from the coding sequence ATGACGGCGGCCCCGCGGAACCAGGCCGACCCCGAGGAACCCGAGCGGGGCGGCGACGACCGGCCCGGACGGGCGGCGGCCCGCCCCGGTGCCGCGACCCGCGTCGCGCGGCAGGCCGCGATCGTCGACCTGATCTGGCAGCGGGCGGTGCACAGCCAGGGCGAGCTGCTCGTCCTGCTCGAGCACCACGGCATCGAGACCACCCAGGCCACGCTGTCGCGGGACCTGGACGAGCTGGGTGCGGTCAAGCTGCGCGGCGCCGACGGGGGCACACCGGTCTACCGGATCCCGGAGGACGGCAACCCCGGCTTCGGTGTCGCCCACCCGCCCCAGGGCGGCACCACCCGGTTGTCCCGGTTGCTGGGGGAGCTGCTCGTCTCCGCGGACGCGAGTGGGAACCTTGCCGTACTGCGCACCCCGCCCGGTGCCGCGCACTACCTGGCCAGCGCGCTCGACCGGGCGGCCCTGCACGACGTCGTCGGCACCATCGCCGGCGACGACACCCTCATGGTGGTGGCCCGCGAGCCCCTCACCGGTGACCAACTCGTCGCGCTCCTGCGCGAGCTGTAG
- the argG gene encoding argininosuccinate synthase, producing the protein MSKVLSSLPKGERIGIAFSGGLDTSVAVAWMRDKGGIPCTYTADLGQYDESDISGVPTRAEEYGAEIARAVDIRPQLVEEGLAALACGAFHLRSGGRTYFNTTPLGRAVTGTLLVRAMQADGVNIWGDGSTFKGNDIERFYRYGLLANPELRIYKPWLDADFVSELGGRDEMSRWLTAHDLPYRDSAEKAYSTDANIWGATHEAKTLEHLDVSLETVEPIMGVKFWDPSVAIETEDVTVTFEAGYPVAINGKRFDDQVALVLEANAVGGRHGLGMSDQIENRIIEAKSRGIYEAPGMALLFIAYERLLNAIHNEDTVANYHNEGRKLGRLLYEGRWLDPQALMVREATQRWIASLVTGTVTLRLRRGDDYSILDTQGTGFSYHPDRLSMERVENPAFGPTDRIGQLTMRNLDIADSRAKLEAYAGQPQDQGTVLVENGTLFGELPSGGFDRIAAARDGAGTDAREHGTSLDDAALESGTD; encoded by the coding sequence GTGAGCAAGGTCCTGAGCTCCCTGCCCAAGGGCGAGCGCATCGGCATCGCCTTCTCCGGAGGTCTCGACACCTCCGTGGCGGTCGCCTGGATGCGCGACAAGGGCGGGATCCCGTGCACCTACACCGCCGACCTCGGCCAGTACGACGAGTCGGACATCTCCGGGGTGCCCACGCGGGCCGAGGAGTACGGGGCGGAGATCGCCCGCGCGGTCGACATCCGCCCGCAGCTGGTCGAGGAGGGACTGGCCGCGCTCGCGTGCGGCGCGTTCCACCTGCGCTCCGGGGGCCGCACGTACTTCAACACCACGCCGCTGGGCCGCGCCGTCACCGGGACGCTGCTGGTGCGCGCGATGCAGGCCGACGGCGTCAACATCTGGGGCGACGGGTCGACGTTCAAGGGCAACGACATCGAGCGGTTCTACCGCTACGGCCTGCTGGCCAACCCCGAGCTGCGCATCTACAAGCCGTGGCTCGACGCCGACTTCGTCTCCGAGCTGGGCGGGCGCGACGAGATGAGCCGGTGGCTCACCGCGCACGACCTGCCCTACCGCGACTCGGCGGAGAAGGCGTACTCCACCGACGCCAACATCTGGGGCGCCACGCACGAGGCCAAGACCCTCGAGCACCTCGACGTGTCCCTGGAGACCGTCGAGCCGATCATGGGCGTGAAGTTCTGGGACCCCTCGGTCGCGATCGAGACCGAGGACGTCACCGTCACGTTCGAGGCCGGTTACCCGGTGGCGATCAACGGGAAGCGCTTCGACGACCAGGTCGCCCTGGTGCTGGAGGCCAACGCCGTCGGCGGGCGGCACGGTCTGGGCATGTCCGACCAGATCGAGAACCGGATCATCGAGGCGAAGTCGCGCGGCATCTACGAGGCGCCCGGGATGGCGCTGCTGTTCATCGCCTACGAGCGGCTGCTCAACGCGATCCACAACGAGGACACCGTCGCCAACTACCACAACGAGGGCCGCAAGCTCGGCCGTCTGCTCTACGAGGGACGCTGGCTCGACCCGCAGGCACTGATGGTGCGCGAGGCGACGCAGCGCTGGATCGCCTCGCTGGTGACCGGCACGGTCACGCTCCGCCTGCGCCGCGGTGACGACTACTCGATCCTCGACACGCAGGGCACCGGCTTCTCCTACCACCCGGACCGGCTGTCGATGGAGCGCGTCGAGAACCCCGCGTTCGGCCCGACGGACCGGATCGGCCAGCTGACCATGCGCAACCTCGACATCGCCGACTCCCGCGCCAAGCTGGAGGCCTACGCCGGGCAGCCGCAGGACCAGGGGACGGTCCTCGTCGAGAACGGCACCCTGTTCGGCGAGCTGCCCTCGGGCGGCTTCGACCGGATCGCGGCCGCCCGCGACGGCGCCGGGACCGACGCGCGCGAGCACGGGACGTCCCTCGACGACGCCGCGCTCGAGTCGGGTACCGACTGA